The DNA window TTCGGATTCGTTTCGGCAACATTAAGCGTTGCGATTCCTTTGCCGCGGCGGATGACGGTGACTCGATCGCACACTTCCATAATTTCTTTGAGCTTGTGCGTAATTAAAATGATCGATTTTCCTTCGCGGACAAGCGTGCGCATAATTTCGATGAGCTCGCGGATTTCCTGCGGCGTTAAGACGGCTGTCGGTTCGTCAAAAATCAAAATGTCAGCGCCGCGATAGAGCGTCTTTAAAATTTCGACGCGCTGCTGCATGCCGACGGAAATATCGGCGATTTTCGCTGTTGGGTCAACCGCCAGTCCATACCGCTCCGACAGTTCGCGCACTTCTTGTTCAGCCCGCTTCATGTCGATCGTTCCCGTCCTTGTCGGCTCGCTGCCTAAAATGATGTTTTCCGTCACTGTAAACGTATCGACGAGCATAAAGTGCTGGTGCACCATCCCGATGCCAAGGTCGTTGGCGACATTCGGGTCGGTGATGCGCACCGGCTTCCCTTTGACGCGGATTTCCCCGCCATCCGGCTGATAGAGGCCAAACAGCACGTTCATCAGCGTCGATTTGCCGGCGCCGTTTTCGCCAAGGAGGGCATGAATTTCCCCTTTTTTCACCTGCAGCGTAATGTTGTCATTGGCGACGAACGTGCCGAACACTTTGCGAATATTGAGCATTTCAATTACATATTCCAAGCCATTCACTCCCTACTTCAGCAAGGTCAAAATCACAAAATGAGAGGCGGCAGCATTTAGATAGATACAACAAAAAAGCGTATCATATCGTTGCGGAACAAATCGCTCCCTATATATAGGCCGCCCTTCATTTCGTGATTTTGAAAAAGGCTAGCGGCGCGCACTAGCCTTTTTCCACTTTCCTTATTTCACCGTTGCGGCAAATTGTTCGTATTCTTTCCGGTTCGTCGGCACTTTCACTTCACCATTAACGATTTTTTCCTTCCATTCGTCAACCGCCTTTAGCACATTGTCCGGGATGTTGTCTTGCGTCGGAGCAATGCCGACCCCGTTTTCTGGCAAGCCGTACTCAATCGTTTGGCCGCCTGGGAAGTCGCCTGCTTGCGCCCGTTTGGCAACGTCGTAAACGGCCACATCGACCCGTTTCACCATCGAGGTGAGCGTCACGTTGTACGTTTTGTCGCCGATTTTCACTTCGCCTTCCGGAGCTTGGTCTTTATCGACGCCAATGACCCAAATTTCGCGGTTCGGATCTTTCTTCTTCAAATCTTTCGCTTCCGAGAAGACACCGTTTCCAGTCCCGCCGGCCGCGTGATAGATAATATCAATGCCGGAAGCGTACATGCTCGAGGCGATCGCTTTCCCTTTATCCGCTTGGTCGAAGGCACCGGCGTATTGCACTTCGACGGTCGCTTTCGGGTTGACCGCTTTGACGCCGGCCCGGAATCCGCTTTCGAACTTCTCAATCAACGGAATTTCCATCCCGCCGACAAAGCCAATTTTATTCGTTTTCGTCATCAATCCGGCAACAACACCGACAAGAAACGACCCTTCGTGCTCTTTAAACGTGATGCTGGCAACATTCGGCGCATCAACGACCGTATCAACAATGGCAAAATGTTTTTTCGGATTTTGCTCGGCGACTTCTTTCACCGCATCGCCCATCAAATAGCCGATGCCGTAAATCAAATCAAAGTCGCTGCGCACGAGTTTGTTTAAGTTCGTCACATAGTCGGCATCGCTGGCGGACTGCAAGTAGTCATAGCCGCCGCGCCCTTTCTCAAGGCCGTTGTCTTTGCCGAACTTTTGCAGCCCTTCCCAAGCTGACTGATTGAACGATCTGTCGTCAACGCCGCCTACGTCCGTGACCATAGCAACGCTGAACGTATCTTCCTTATTGCCCCCTGCATTGCCGCCTCCTTGGCCGCCGCAGGCAGAAAGCAGCGTACCCGCAGCGAACAAAACGGAGAGCGCCCATCCGAATCGCTTTTTCATTATCCATTACCCCCTACTTGAAAAATTTGTTCCTAATTAGTATGAAACTTCCGCTCTCTTTCTATGTACCGATTTCACCCCCTTAAAAACCGAATCGTTTCCGCATGACGTGGAAGATGAACTTGTCGGAGCGGAAGTAGTTCGTTGAGTAAAAAATCGGCTCATCGTTTTTATCGAAATGCATTTGTTTGAGCACGAGCAAGGCCGTTTCCGGGTCACATTGCAAAATCGGCGACACTTTTTCGTGATAGCCGAGCGGCTCAATGCGCGCGATGGCATAGGCAATATCGCGGTGCGCCTGATTGTGCAAGTTTTCAAACAGCGACTCATGCTCATACGAAATGCCTTTCGGCAAATATTTGCACAAAATTTTATCAAGGCAATAGACGACCGGCTCTCCATCGGCGGTGCGCACCCGCTCGATCAGCAAAATCTCATCGTCCGGGCGGCATTGAAAGCGGCGCATATCGTCTTCCGTCGGCTGCTGAATGGAGGAAGACAAAAAAATCGTCCCCGGCTTGCGTCCGGCTTGGCGGATCATGTCGGTGACGCTTGTGAGCTGCTCAATGCCGGACGTAAACAGCGGACGGGCATTGACAAACGTTCCGACGCCATGGCGGCGGATGATGATGTTTTCCTCCTCAAGCACCCGAAGCGCCTCCCGCAACGTCGCTCGGCTGACCCCGAGCTGCTTGGCGAGCTCAAACTCAGATGGCAACTTTTGCCGTTCTTTGTATACTCCGGTTTCAATATTGTGTTTAATCCGGTCGATGACTTGCAGGTAAAGATGGCGGCTGTCTGATTTGATTGACATGACAACGTCCTCCACGTTCTGCATTTCCCCTGAGATCAGACCTCTGACATTAGACATATAACCTTTTTGAGATTACTATATCATTTTTTACCGGTCAAATAAATAGGGTCAATCAAATTTTGTCGAAAAAAAAGAAATAGGATTGGCAACGCTTCCAATATGATATACCGTTGGGCAGGCAGGTGAAATGAGCCTGCCTGCTTCTCCGTTTATGACGTCTTTTTTAAATCTTCTTTTGACCAAAGCACGGCGCGCGGCTTGCTCCCCTCATACGGGCCGACGACGCCGCGCTCCTCCATGGCGTCGATGAGCCGGGCGGCGCGGTTGTAGCCGATGCGGAAGCGGCGCTGCAGCATCGAAACGGAGGCGCTTTGCATTTCGACGACAAGGCGGACAGCTTCCTCGTACAGATCATCTTCGAGTGCCGGGGAGCTCGCCTCCCCCTCTTGGACGATCATTTCCTCATAGTATTGTGCCTGCTGCTGGCCGATGACAAACTGAACGACTTCCTCCACCTCTTGGTCGGATACAAACGCCCCTTGGACGCGCACCGGCTTTGAGGCCCCCATCGGCAAAAACAGCATGTCGCCGCGGCCGAGCAGTTTCTCCGCCCCGCCCATATCCAAAATGGTGCGCGAATCGATCTGCGATGAGACGCTAAAGGCGATGCGCGACGGGATGTTCGCCTTAATGACGCCGGTAATGACGTCGACAGACGGGCGCTGGGTGGCGATGATTAAATGGATGCCCGCGGCGCGCGCCATTTGCGCCAAGCGCGTGATCGCTTCTTCGACATCCGACGACGCCACCATCATTAAATCAGCGAGCTCATCGATGATGACGACGATGTACGGCAGGAGCGGCTGCTGTTCCGGCACCGTTTCATTCTGTTGGCGGATATGTTCGTTATACCCTTCAATGTTGCGCGTGCCGGTATGGGAAAACAGCTCATAGCGCCGCTCCATTTCTTGGACGACTTTTTTCAGCGCCTGGGCCGCTTTTTTCGCATCGGTGACGACCGGTGTCAACAAATGGGGAATGCCGTTATACACGCTTAACTCGACCATTTTCGGGTCGATCATCATCAGCTTGACTTCATGTGGCTTCGTGCGCATGAGCAGGCTGACGATAATGCCGTTAATGCAGACGCTTTTGCCGCTGCCGGTGGCGCCGGCGATCAATAAGTGCGGCATTTTGTTCAATTCAGCGGCAACGACTTCCCCGGAAATGTCGCGCCCCAGCGGGATTAAGAGCTTTGCCTCGGATCGTGTATGTTCGACGGCCTCAAGCACTTCGCGCAGCGATACGGTGGCGATTTCTTCATTCGGCACTTCAATGCCGATCGCCGACTTGCCGGGAATCGGCGCTTCAATGCGAATGTCTTTCGCCGCTAGGGCGAGCGCCAGATCGTCGCTTAAGCTGACGATTTTGCTCACCTTCACCCCGACGTCCGGGTAGACTTCGTATTTCGTCACCGCCGGGCCGAGATGCACTTGCGTCACTTTCGCTTTGACGCCAAAGCTTTGGAACGTTTTCTCTAACTTGCGCGCATTGGCGTAAATGTTGGCATGGTCGGCCGATTGCCCAGCCGGTTTCGGCAGGCGGAGGAGCTCAAGCGGCGGCAAATCGTAGTTTGTGTTTTCGTGCTCGGAAAACGCCAGCGGCGGCGCATCCCCGCTCCCGCCATCGCCGCCTTCAGCCGGCGGCTGCCTCTCTTCCTCGAGTTCGACCGTCGACCGGACGGCGGCAAAATCGGATATGATCGGCGGCGGGGAAAGGAGCTCGTTCTCCGGTTCGGCGGCGCCGGCTTCAGCAGGCTCATCTTCCGGCTGGACGGCCACCCGCCGCGAACGCCGGTTTCGTCTGGCATTCGTCCGCCGTTTTCGTCCTGCCAGCCATTGCTTCAAATCCCCGACAAACGCCAGCCATTCTTGGCGTATAAAGGCCGCCGCCAAGACGACGAGTCTGCCGGCCGTCTCGCGCAGCGATTTTCCGGTCAGCACGATAAAGCCGACGACGAACAAAAGAAAACAAATCCATTTCGTCCCAAGCGCATCAAATAGCTGGTAGCTGGCGGCAAACAGCAACGCGCCAACCATCCCGCCGCCTAAATCAGCAGCGGACGCCTTGCCGTTCGCCTCGTTCCAAAACAGCGCCCATGTCGTGCGAATGACGCTTGGGTCAAGTTCACCGCGCCGCGACATGAGTTCAAACAGCTTCCCATGGCTTAACAGCAAGAGCGCCGCCGCGATGACCGAAGCGCCGACAAACGGGCGGCTTGCCCATGACGGCCACTCCCGTTTCCACATTAGGATGAACGATAAAATGAATAAACCGCCCACTAATAGCATGTACCATTCGCCGAAAAAAAAGCGGCTGATCAGCACAAGCGTTTCTCCGACGAGCCCGAGGCGGGCCATCGCCACGACGGCAACGGCCAGCAGCCCAAGGCCGATCAGTTCAAAGCGAATCGCCTCCGTCCACAACGGCTTCTTTGGCGGCTTTCCCTTTTTTTGTCGCTTTCGTTTCGCCATAATTGCTCACTCCAGCATGAATGAATTGGCAAGCCGGAAAAAAGCAGCCAACAATGGCTGCTTTTTTCTGTTTCCCTATTATTATATCATGAACGGCCGAATAATTCATTACGATGTTGCCGCGGAAATCGGAAACCGCGCCCCGGGTGCATAGTTGGCGTTTAAAAAGTGGTACGGGTTTGTGCTTAAATTTTGCACGATTTCATATTCACCCGTTTCCGTCATTTGGACAAGAAACGGAATGCCGTCGTAATACACCCTTTTTTGCTTTTCATAGACGGCCGCATCGACCGGGAACAGCAAGTGTTCGGGCATGATTGTATATAAAATCATTGGATCATCTTCCCTTCGCCGCCTTTTTTCATCTCGATCAATTGCCGCAGCTTCGCCATCGCCTGCGACACGCCGCCGACTTCATCGATCAGTCCGTATCGGACGGCGTCAGGACCAACAACGTTCGTGCCGATATCACGCGTTAAATTTCCTTTTGAAAACATGAGCTCTTTAAATTTTTCTTCGCTAATATTGGAATGCTTCGTCACAAAACGGACGACGCGCTCTTGCATTTTATCCAAATACTCAAACGTTTGCGGCACGCCGATGACAAGCCCGGTTAAACGGATCGGATGAATCGTCATCGTCGCCGTCTCGGTGATGAACGAATAGCTGCACGACACGGCGATCGGCACGCCGATCGAATGGCCGCCGCCGAGCACGACAGAAACGGTCGGTTTCGAGAGCGAAGCGAGCATTTCCGCGATGGCGAGCCCGGCCTCGACATCGCCGCC is part of the Geobacillus sp. 46C-IIa genome and encodes:
- a CDS encoding GntR family transcriptional regulator, which codes for MSIKSDSRHLYLQVIDRIKHNIETGVYKERQKLPSEFELAKQLGVSRATLREALRVLEEENIIIRRHGVGTFVNARPLFTSGIEQLTSVTDMIRQAGRKPGTIFLSSSIQQPTEDDMRRFQCRPDDEILLIERVRTADGEPVVYCLDKILCKYLPKGISYEHESLFENLHNQAHRDIAYAIARIEPLGYHEKVSPILQCDPETALLVLKQMHFDKNDEPIFYSTNYFRSDKFIFHVMRKRFGF
- a CDS encoding ClpP family protease; its protein translation is MEKERYFQEETGEKAETKTEEATAAITQLGQTNVPQMEPDTNIHCLTIVGQIEGHIQLPPQNKATKYEHVIPQIVAIEQNPKIEGLLVILNTVGGDVEAGLAIAEMLASLSKPTVSVVLGGGHSIGVPIAVSCSYSFITETATMTIHPIRLTGLVIGVPQTFEYLDKMQERVVRFVTKHSNISEEKFKELMFSKGNLTRDIGTNVVGPDAVRYGLIDEVGGVSQAMAKLRQLIEMKKGGEGKMIQ
- a CDS encoding BMP family protein, which gives rise to MKKRFGWALSVLFAAGTLLSACGGQGGGNAGGNKEDTFSVAMVTDVGGVDDRSFNQSAWEGLQKFGKDNGLEKGRGGYDYLQSASDADYVTNLNKLVRSDFDLIYGIGYLMGDAVKEVAEQNPKKHFAIVDTVVDAPNVASITFKEHEGSFLVGVVAGLMTKTNKIGFVGGMEIPLIEKFESGFRAGVKAVNPKATVEVQYAGAFDQADKGKAIASSMYASGIDIIYHAAGGTGNGVFSEAKDLKKKDPNREIWVIGVDKDQAPEGEVKIGDKTYNVTLTSMVKRVDVAVYDVAKRAQAGDFPGGQTIEYGLPENGVGIAPTQDNIPDNVLKAVDEWKEKIVNGEVKVPTNRKEYEQFAATVK
- a CDS encoding YlzJ-like family protein, producing MILYTIMPEHLLFPVDAAVYEKQKRVYYDGIPFLVQMTETGEYEIVQNLSTNPYHFLNANYAPGARFPISAATS
- a CDS encoding DNA translocase FtsK, whose protein sequence is MAKRKRQKKGKPPKKPLWTEAIRFELIGLGLLAVAVVAMARLGLVGETLVLISRFFFGEWYMLLVGGLFILSFILMWKREWPSWASRPFVGASVIAAALLLLSHGKLFELMSRRGELDPSVIRTTWALFWNEANGKASAADLGGGMVGALLFAASYQLFDALGTKWICFLLFVVGFIVLTGKSLRETAGRLVVLAAAFIRQEWLAFVGDLKQWLAGRKRRTNARRNRRSRRVAVQPEDEPAEAGAAEPENELLSPPPIISDFAAVRSTVELEEERQPPAEGGDGGSGDAPPLAFSEHENTNYDLPPLELLRLPKPAGQSADHANIYANARKLEKTFQSFGVKAKVTQVHLGPAVTKYEVYPDVGVKVSKIVSLSDDLALALAAKDIRIEAPIPGKSAIGIEVPNEEIATVSLREVLEAVEHTRSEAKLLIPLGRDISGEVVAAELNKMPHLLIAGATGSGKSVCINGIIVSLLMRTKPHEVKLMMIDPKMVELSVYNGIPHLLTPVVTDAKKAAQALKKVVQEMERRYELFSHTGTRNIEGYNEHIRQQNETVPEQQPLLPYIVVIIDELADLMMVASSDVEEAITRLAQMARAAGIHLIIATQRPSVDVITGVIKANIPSRIAFSVSSQIDSRTILDMGGAEKLLGRGDMLFLPMGASKPVRVQGAFVSDQEVEEVVQFVIGQQQAQYYEEMIVQEGEASSPALEDDLYEEAVRLVVEMQSASVSMLQRRFRIGYNRAARLIDAMEERGVVGPYEGSKPRAVLWSKEDLKKTS